From a region of the Streptomyces tirandamycinicus genome:
- the nusG gene encoding transcription termination/antitermination protein NusG, protein MSDPNLNDAVEPSDSLESAEDALDIVEAADSVDPDQAEAADAAAGEPAEQAAIHVDSDAEAVAEVEEDAEGAEAVAAAGDEQPVEEAEPEAPVDPVAALREELRGLPGEWYVIHTYAGYEKRVKANLEQRAVSLNVEDFIYQAEVPEEEIVQIKNGERKNVRQNKLPGYVLVRMDLTNESWGVVRNTPGVTGFVGNAYDPYPLTLDEIVKMLAPEAEEKAAREAAEAEGKPAPARKVEVQVLDFEVGDSVTVTDGPFATLQATINEINPDSKKVKGLVEIFGRETPVELSFDQIQKN, encoded by the coding sequence TGACCCGAACCTGAACGACGCCGTTGAGCCGAGCGACAGCCTCGAGTCCGCTGAGGACGCGCTCGACATCGTCGAGGCGGCGGACTCCGTCGATCCGGACCAGGCGGAAGCTGCTGACGCCGCTGCGGGCGAGCCCGCCGAGCAGGCCGCGATCCACGTGGACTCCGACGCCGAGGCCGTCGCCGAGGTCGAGGAGGATGCTGAGGGCGCCGAGGCCGTGGCGGCCGCCGGCGACGAGCAGCCGGTCGAGGAGGCCGAGCCGGAGGCTCCGGTCGACCCCGTCGCCGCGCTCCGCGAGGAGCTGCGCGGGCTGCCCGGCGAGTGGTACGTGATCCACACCTACGCCGGCTACGAGAAGCGGGTGAAGGCCAACCTGGAGCAGCGCGCCGTCTCGCTGAACGTCGAGGATTTCATCTACCAGGCCGAGGTGCCCGAGGAGGAGATCGTCCAGATCAAGAACGGCGAGCGCAAGAACGTCCGGCAGAACAAGCTGCCCGGCTATGTGCTCGTCCGGATGGATCTGACGAACGAGTCCTGGGGTGTCGTGCGCAACACGCCCGGTGTCACCGGCTTCGTCGGCAACGCGTACGACCCGTACCCGCTGACCCTGGACGAGATCGTCAAGATGCTCGCCCCGGAGGCGGAGGAGAAGGCGGCCCGCGAGGCCGCCGAGGCCGAGGGCAAGCCGGCGCCCGCCCGCAAGGTCGAGGTCCAGGTGCTGGACTTCGAGGTCGGCGACTCGGTGACCGTCACCGACGGCCCGTTCGCCACCCTGCAGGCCACGATCAACGAGATCAACCCCGACTCGAAGAAGGTCAAGGGCCTCGTCGAGATCTTCGGCCGCGAGACGCCGGTCGAGCTGAGCTTCGACCAGATCCAGAAGAACTAG
- the rplK gene encoding 50S ribosomal protein L11 yields the protein MPPKKKKVTGLIKLQIQAGAANPAPPVGPALGQHGVNIMEFCKAYNAATESQRGMVVPVEITVYEDRSFTFITKTPPAAKLILKAAGVDKGSGEPHKTKVAKLTRDQVREIATTKMPDLNANDLDAAEKIIAGTARSMGITVEG from the coding sequence ATGCCTCCCAAGAAGAAGAAGGTCACGGGGCTTATCAAGCTCCAGATCCAGGCCGGCGCCGCCAACCCGGCTCCGCCGGTCGGCCCCGCGCTGGGTCAGCACGGCGTCAACATCATGGAGTTCTGCAAGGCCTACAACGCCGCGACCGAGTCGCAGCGTGGCATGGTCGTGCCGGTGGAGATCACGGTCTACGAGGACCGTTCCTTCACCTTCATCACCAAGACTCCGCCGGCCGCCAAGCTGATCCTCAAGGCCGCGGGCGTGGACAAGGGCTCCGGCGAGCCGCACAAGACCAAGGTCGCCAAGCTGACGCGCGACCAGGTCCGCGAGATCGCCACCACCAAGATGCCCGACCTGAACGCCAACGACCTGGACGCCGCCGAGAAGATCATCGCCGGCACCGCCCGTTCCATGGGCATCACGGTCGAGGGCTGA
- the rplA gene encoding 50S ribosomal protein L1, with the protein MKRSKALRNADAKVDRERNYAPLEAVRIAKDTASTKFDGTVEVAFRLGVDPRKADQMVRGTVNLPHGTGKTARVLVFATGDRAAAAEAAGADIVGSDELIDEVSKGRLDFDAVVATPDLMGKVGRLGRVLGPRGLMPNPKTGTVTMDVAKAVTEIKGGKIEFRVDKHANLHFIIGKVSFDETKLVENYAAALEEILRLKPSAAKGRYIKKATLTTTMGPGIPLDSNRTRNLLVEEDPAAV; encoded by the coding sequence GTGAAGCGCAGCAAGGCTCTCCGCAACGCGGACGCCAAGGTCGACCGGGAGCGCAACTACGCCCCGCTCGAGGCCGTCCGTATTGCGAAGGACACCGCCAGCACCAAGTTCGACGGCACCGTCGAGGTCGCCTTCCGCCTGGGCGTCGACCCGCGCAAGGCAGACCAGATGGTCCGTGGCACCGTGAACCTTCCGCACGGCACCGGCAAGACCGCCCGGGTCCTGGTCTTCGCGACCGGTGACCGTGCTGCGGCCGCGGAGGCCGCGGGCGCCGACATCGTCGGCTCCGACGAACTGATCGACGAGGTCTCGAAGGGCCGTCTGGACTTCGACGCCGTCGTCGCCACCCCGGACCTCATGGGCAAGGTCGGCCGCCTCGGCCGCGTGCTCGGTCCGCGTGGTCTGATGCCGAACCCCAAGACCGGCACCGTGACCATGGACGTCGCCAAGGCCGTCACCGAGATCAAGGGCGGCAAGATCGAGTTCCGTGTCGACAAGCACGCGAACCTGCACTTCATCATCGGCAAGGTCTCCTTCGACGAGACCAAGCTGGTGGAGAACTACGCCGCGGCGCTGGAGGAGATCCTCCGGCTGAAGCCGTCCGCCGCCAAGGGCCGCTACATCAAGAAGGCGACCCTGACCACCACCATGGGTCCCGGCATCCCGCTGGACTCCAACCGCACCCGCAACCTCCTCGTCGAGGAGGACCCGGCCGCGGTCTGA
- the rplJ gene encoding 50S ribosomal protein L10, with the protein MARPDKSAAVAELTDKFRSSNAAVLTEYRGLTVAQLKQLRRSLGENAQYAVVKNTLTKIAANEAGITSLDDQFAGPTAVAFITGDPVESAKGLRDFAKDNPNLIIKGGVLDGKALSADEIKKLADLESREVLLAKLAGAMKGKQSQAAALFQALPSKLVRTVDALRAKQAEQGGAE; encoded by the coding sequence ATGGCGAGGCCCGACAAGTCCGCCGCGGTCGCCGAGCTGACGGACAAGTTCCGCAGCTCGAACGCCGCCGTGCTGACCGAGTACCGCGGTCTCACCGTGGCGCAGCTGAAGCAGCTGCGCCGTTCGCTCGGTGAGAACGCCCAGTACGCCGTGGTGAAGAACACGCTGACCAAGATTGCGGCCAACGAGGCCGGGATCACCTCGCTCGACGACCAGTTCGCTGGTCCGACGGCGGTCGCCTTCATCACCGGTGACCCGGTGGAGTCGGCGAAGGGTCTTCGTGACTTCGCCAAGGACAACCCGAACCTCATCATCAAGGGCGGTGTCCTTGACGGCAAGGCGCTGTCCGCCGATGAGATCAAGAAGCTTGCGGACCTCGAGTCCCGCGAGGTTCTGCTCGCCAAGCTGGCGGGCGCCATGAAGGGCAAGCAGTCCCAGGCTGCCGCGCTCTTCCAGGCGCTTCCGTCGAAGCTCGTCCGCACCGTGGACGCGCTTCGCGCCAAGCAGGCCGAGCAGGGCGGTGCCGAGTAA
- the rplL gene encoding 50S ribosomal protein L7/L12 — MAKLSQEDLLAQFEEMTLIELSEFVKAFEEKFDVTAAAPVAVAAAGGAGVAAAEAVEEKDEFDVILTGAGDKKIQVIKVVRELTSLGLKEAKDLVDGTPKPVLEKVNKEAADKAAESLKAAGAAVEVK; from the coding sequence ATGGCGAAGCTGTCTCAGGAAGACCTGCTCGCGCAGTTCGAGGAGATGACCCTCATCGAGCTCTCCGAGTTCGTGAAGGCGTTCGAGGAGAAGTTCGACGTCACCGCCGCCGCCCCGGTCGCCGTTGCCGCCGCCGGTGGCGCCGGTGTCGCCGCTGCCGAGGCCGTCGAGGAGAAGGACGAGTTCGACGTCATCCTCACCGGCGCCGGCGACAAGAAGATCCAGGTCATCAAGGTCGTCCGTGAGCTGACCTCGCTGGGCCTGAAGGAGGCCAAGGACCTCGTCGACGGCACCCCGAAGCCGGTCCTCGAGAAGGTCAACAAGGAGGCCGCGGACAAGGCCGCCGAGTCCCTCAAGGCCGCCGGTGCGGCCGTCGAGGTCAAGTGA
- the rpoB gene encoding DNA-directed RNA polymerase subunit beta → MAASRNASTANTNNGASTAPLRISFAKIKEPLEVPNLLALQTESFDWLLGNAAWKARVEAALESGQDVPTKSGLEEIFEEISPIEDFSGSMSLTFRDHRFEPPKNSIDECKERDFTYAAPLFVTAEFTNNETGEIKSQTVFMGDFPLMTNKGTFVINGTERVVVSQLVRSPGVYFDSSIDKTSDKDIFSAKIIPSRGAWLEMEIDKRDMVGVRIDRKRKQSVTVLLKALGWTTEQILEEFGEYESMRATLEKDHTQGQDDALLDIYRKLRPGEPPTREAAQTLLENLYFNPKRYDLAKVGRYKVNKKLGADEPLDAGVLTTDDVIATIKYLVKLHAGETETVGESGTQIVVETDDIDHFGNRRLRNVGELIQNQVRTGLARMERVVRERMTTQDVEAITPQTLINIRPVVASIKEFFGTSQLSQFMDQNNPLSGLTHKRRLSALGPGGLSRERAGFEVRDVHPSHYGRMCPIETPEGPNIGLIGSLATYGRVNAFGFVETPYRKVEGGQVTDQVDYLTADEEDRFVIAQANAALGDDMRFSEARVLVRRRGGEVDYVSPEDVDYMDVSPRQMVSVATAMIPFLEHDDANRALMGANMMRQAVPLIKAEAPLVGTGMEYRCATDAGDVIKAEKDGVIQEVSADYVTVANDDGTYTTYRVAKFSRSNQGTSVNQKVIVSEGDRVIEGQVLADGPATENGEMALGKNLLVAFMPWEGHNYEDAIILSQRLVQDDVLSSIHIEEHEVDARDTKLGPEEITRDIPNVSEEVLADLDERGIIRIGAEVVAGDILVGKVTPKGETELTPEERLLRAIFGEKAREVRDTSLKVPHGETGKVIGVRVFDREEGDELPPGVNQLVRVYVAQKRKITDGDKLAGRHGNKGVISKILPIEDMPFLEDGTPVDIILNPLGVPSRMNPGQVLEIHLGWLASQGWDVSGLADEWAQRLQAIGADQVDPRTNVATPVFDGAREDELAGLLDHTIPNRDGDRMVLPSGKARLFDGRSGEPFPDPISVGYMYILKLHHLVDDKLHARSTGPYSMITQQPLGGKAQFGGQRFGEMEVWALEAYGAAYALQELLTIKSDDVTGRVKVYEAIVKGENIPEPGIPESFKVLIKEMQSLCLNVEVLSSDGMSIEMRDTDEDVFRAAEELGIDLSRREPSSVEEV, encoded by the coding sequence TTGGCCGCCTCGCGCAACGCCTCGACCGCGAATACGAACAACGGCGCAAGCACCGCCCCGCTGCGCATCTCCTTTGCAAAGATCAAGGAGCCCCTCGAGGTTCCGAACCTCCTCGCGCTGCAGACCGAGAGCTTTGACTGGCTGCTCGGCAACGCCGCATGGAAGGCTCGTGTCGAGGCGGCTCTGGAGTCCGGACAGGACGTCCCCACCAAGTCCGGTCTGGAGGAGATCTTCGAGGAGATCTCCCCGATCGAGGACTTCTCCGGGTCGATGTCGCTGACCTTCCGCGACCACCGCTTCGAGCCTCCGAAGAACTCGATCGACGAGTGCAAGGAGCGCGACTTCACGTACGCCGCCCCGCTCTTCGTCACGGCCGAGTTCACCAACAACGAGACCGGCGAGATCAAGTCCCAGACCGTCTTCATGGGCGACTTCCCGCTCATGACGAACAAGGGCACCTTCGTCATCAACGGCACCGAGCGTGTCGTGGTGTCGCAGCTGGTCCGCTCGCCGGGTGTCTACTTCGACTCCTCCATCGACAAGACGTCCGACAAGGACATCTTCTCCGCCAAGATCATCCCGTCCCGGGGTGCCTGGCTGGAGATGGAGATCGACAAGCGCGACATGGTCGGTGTGCGCATCGACCGCAAGCGCAAGCAGTCCGTCACCGTCCTCCTGAAGGCGCTCGGCTGGACCACCGAGCAGATCCTGGAGGAGTTCGGCGAGTACGAGTCGATGCGCGCCACCCTGGAGAAGGACCACACCCAGGGCCAGGACGACGCGCTGCTCGACATCTACCGCAAGCTGCGCCCGGGCGAGCCCCCGACGCGCGAGGCCGCGCAGACGCTGCTGGAGAACCTGTACTTCAACCCGAAGCGCTACGACCTCGCCAAGGTCGGCCGCTACAAGGTCAACAAGAAGCTCGGCGCCGACGAGCCGCTGGACGCCGGCGTGCTCACCACCGACGACGTCATCGCGACCATCAAGTACCTGGTCAAGCTGCACGCCGGCGAGACCGAGACGGTCGGCGAGAGCGGCACCCAGATCGTCGTCGAGACCGACGACATCGACCACTTCGGCAACCGCCGTCTGCGCAACGTCGGCGAGCTGATCCAGAACCAGGTCCGTACGGGTCTCGCCCGTATGGAGCGCGTCGTGCGCGAGCGCATGACCACCCAGGACGTCGAGGCGATCACGCCGCAGACCCTGATCAACATCCGGCCGGTCGTCGCCTCCATCAAGGAGTTCTTCGGCACCAGCCAGCTGTCCCAGTTCATGGACCAGAACAACCCGCTGTCGGGCCTGACCCACAAGCGCCGCCTGTCGGCGCTGGGCCCCGGCGGTCTGTCCCGTGAGCGGGCCGGCTTCGAGGTCCGCGACGTGCACCCGTCCCACTACGGACGCATGTGCCCGATCGAGACCCCCGAAGGCCCGAACATCGGCCTGATCGGTTCGCTCGCCACCTACGGCCGGGTGAACGCGTTCGGCTTCGTCGAGACGCCGTACCGCAAGGTCGAGGGCGGCCAGGTCACCGACCAGGTGGACTACCTCACCGCCGACGAGGAGGACCGCTTCGTCATCGCGCAGGCCAACGCCGCGCTCGGCGACGACATGCGCTTCTCCGAGGCCCGCGTGCTCGTCCGCCGCCGCGGCGGCGAGGTCGACTACGTGTCGCCCGAGGACGTGGACTACATGGACGTCTCGCCGCGCCAGATGGTGTCGGTGGCGACCGCCATGATCCCGTTCCTCGAGCACGACGACGCCAACCGCGCCCTGATGGGCGCGAACATGATGCGCCAGGCCGTTCCGCTGATCAAGGCGGAGGCGCCGCTCGTCGGCACCGGCATGGAGTACCGCTGCGCCACCGACGCCGGCGACGTCATCAAGGCGGAGAAGGACGGTGTGATCCAGGAGGTCTCGGCCGACTACGTCACCGTCGCCAACGACGACGGCACGTACACCACGTACCGCGTCGCGAAGTTCTCCCGCTCCAACCAGGGCACCTCGGTGAACCAGAAGGTCATCGTCTCCGAGGGCGACCGGGTCATCGAGGGCCAGGTCCTCGCCGACGGCCCGGCCACCGAGAACGGCGAGATGGCGCTCGGCAAGAACCTGCTCGTGGCGTTCATGCCGTGGGAAGGCCACAACTACGAGGACGCGATCATCCTGTCGCAGCGCCTCGTGCAGGACGACGTCCTCTCCTCGATCCACATCGAGGAGCACGAGGTCGACGCCCGCGACACCAAGCTCGGCCCGGAGGAGATCACCCGGGACATCCCGAACGTCTCCGAGGAGGTCCTCGCCGACCTCGACGAGCGCGGCATCATCCGTATCGGTGCCGAGGTCGTCGCCGGCGACATCCTGGTCGGCAAGGTCACCCCCAAGGGCGAGACCGAGCTGACCCCGGAGGAGCGCCTGCTCCGCGCGATCTTCGGCGAGAAGGCCCGCGAGGTCCGCGACACCTCGCTGAAGGTGCCGCACGGCGAGACCGGCAAGGTCATCGGCGTCCGCGTCTTCGACCGCGAGGAGGGCGACGAGCTTCCCCCCGGTGTGAACCAGCTGGTGCGCGTGTACGTCGCGCAGAAGCGCAAGATCACCGACGGTGACAAGCTCGCCGGCCGCCACGGCAACAAGGGCGTCATCTCCAAGATCCTGCCGATCGAGGACATGCCGTTCCTGGAGGACGGCACCCCGGTCGACATCATCCTCAACCCGCTCGGCGTCCCGTCCCGAATGAACCCGGGACAGGTCCTGGAGATCCACCTCGGCTGGCTCGCCAGCCAGGGCTGGGACGTCTCCGGCCTCGCCGACGAGTGGGCCCAGCGCCTGCAGGCCATCGGCGCCGACCAGGTCGACCCCCGCACCAACGTCGCCACCCCCGTCTTCGACGGCGCCCGTGAGGACGAGCTGGCGGGTCTGCTGGACCACACGATCCCGAACCGCGACGGCGACCGCATGGTCCTCCCGTCCGGCAAGGCGCGCCTGTTCGACGGCCGCTCCGGCGAGCCGTTCCCGGACCCGATCTCGGTCGGGTACATGTACATCCTCAAGCTGCACCACCTGGTCGACGACAAGCTGCACGCCCGCTCGACCGGTCCGTACTCGATGATCACCCAGCAGCCGCTGGGTGGTAAGGCTCAGTTCGGTGGCCAGCGGTTCGGCGAGATGGAGGTGTGGGCGCTCGAGGCGTACGGCGCCGCCTACGCCCTCCAGGAGCTGCTGACCATCAAGTCCGACGACGTCACCGGCCGCGTGAAGGTCTACGAGGCCATCGTCAAGGGCGAGAACATCCCCGAGCCCGGCATCCCCGAGTCCTTCAAGGTGCTCATCAAGGAGATGCAGTCCCTGTGCCTCAACGTGGAGGTGCTGTCCTCGGACGGCATGTCCATCGAGATGCGCGACACCGACGAGGACGTCTTCCGCGCCGCGGAGGAGCTCGGTATCGACCTGTCCCGGCGCGAGCCGAGCAGCGTCGAAGAGGTCTGA
- a CDS encoding DNA-directed RNA polymerase subunit beta' — MLDVNFFDELRIGLATADDIRQWSHGEVKKPETINYRTLKPEKDGLFCEKIFGPTRDWECYCGKYKRVRFKGIICERCGVEVTRAKVRRERMGHIELAAPVTHIWYFKGVPSRLGYLLDLAPKDLEKVIYFAAYMITYVDEERRTRDLPSLEAHVSVERQQIENRRDADLEARAKKLEADLAELEAEGAKADVRRKVREGAEREMKQLRDRAQREIDRLDEVWNRFKNLKVQDLEGDELLYRELRDRFGTYFDGSMGAAALQKRLESFDLEEEAERLREIIRTGKGQKKTRALKRLKVVSAFLQTSNSPKGMVLDCVPVIPPDLRPMVQLDGGRFATSDLNDLYRRVINRNNRLKRLLDLGAPEIIVNNEKRMLQEAVDALFDNGRRGRPVTGPGNRPLKSLSDMLKGKQGRFRQNLLGKRVDYSARSVIVVGPQLKLHQCGLPKAMALELFKPFVMKRLVDLNHAQNIKSAKRMVERGRTVVYDVLEEVIAEHPVLLNRAPTLHRLGIQAFEPQLVEGKAIQIHPLVCTAFNADFDGDQMAVHLPLSAEAQAEARILMLSSNNILKPADGRPVTMPTQDMVLGLFFLTTDEEEREVRGEGRAFNSTAEAIMAFDARELSLQAKIDIRFPIGTVPPRGWTPPADEEGHEGVGPWQQGDSFRLTTTLGRALFNELLPEDYPFVDYTVGKKQLSEIVNDLAERYPKVIVAATLDNLKAAGFYWATRSGVTVAISDVVVPEAKKDIVAGYEAQDEKVQKQYERGLITKDERTQELIAIWTKATNEVAEAMNDNFPKTNPIFMMVNSGARGNMMQMRQIAGMRGLVSNAKNETIPRPIKASFREGLSVLEYFISTHGARKGLADTALRTADSGYLTRRLVDVSQDVIIREEDCGTDRGLKLRIAERGADGVLRKADDVETSVYARMLAEDVVVDGKVIAPANVDLGDVLIDALVAAEVEEVKTRSVLTCESAVGTCAYCYGRSLATGKLVDIGEAVGIIAAQSIGEPGTQLTMRTFHTGGVAGDDITQGLPRVVELFEARTPKGVAPISEVAGIVRVEETEKTKKIVITPDDGSDEAAYPISKRAKLLVRDGDHVEVGQKLTFGATNPHDVLRILGQRAVQVHLVGEVQKVYNSQGVSIHDKHIEIIIRQMLRRVTIIESGDAELLPGELVERSKFEHENRRVVQEGGHPASGRPQLMGITKASLATESWLSAASFQETTRVLTDAAINAKSDSLIGLKENVIIGKLIPAGTGLARYRNIRVEPTEEAKAAMYSAVGYDDIDYSPFGTGSGQAVPLEDYDYGPYNQ; from the coding sequence GTGCTCGACGTCAACTTCTTCGACGAGCTGCGGATCGGCCTGGCCACCGCTGACGACATCCGTCAGTGGTCCCACGGCGAGGTCAAGAAGCCGGAGACCATCAACTACCGCACGCTCAAGCCCGAGAAGGACGGACTCTTCTGCGAGAAGATCTTCGGCCCTACCCGGGACTGGGAGTGCTACTGCGGCAAGTACAAGCGCGTCCGCTTCAAGGGCATCATCTGTGAGCGCTGTGGCGTCGAGGTCACGCGCGCCAAGGTGCGCCGCGAGCGGATGGGCCACATCGAGCTGGCCGCTCCCGTCACCCACATCTGGTACTTCAAGGGCGTTCCGTCGCGGCTGGGCTACCTGCTCGACCTCGCCCCGAAGGACCTGGAGAAGGTCATCTACTTCGCCGCGTACATGATCACGTACGTGGACGAGGAGCGCCGTACCCGCGACCTGCCCTCGCTGGAGGCCCATGTCTCCGTCGAGCGCCAGCAGATCGAGAACCGCCGCGACGCCGACCTGGAGGCCCGCGCCAAGAAGCTCGAGGCCGACCTGGCCGAGCTGGAGGCCGAGGGTGCCAAGGCCGATGTGCGCCGCAAGGTGCGCGAGGGCGCCGAGCGCGAGATGAAGCAGCTGCGCGACCGCGCCCAGCGCGAGATCGACCGTCTCGACGAGGTGTGGAACCGCTTCAAGAACCTCAAGGTCCAGGACCTCGAGGGCGACGAGCTGCTCTACCGCGAGCTGCGTGACCGCTTCGGCACGTACTTCGACGGCTCGATGGGTGCCGCGGCGCTGCAGAAGCGCCTGGAGTCCTTCGACCTGGAGGAGGAGGCCGAGCGCCTCCGCGAGATCATCCGTACCGGCAAGGGCCAGAAGAAGACCCGTGCGCTCAAGCGCCTCAAGGTCGTCTCCGCGTTCCTGCAGACCAGCAACAGCCCCAAGGGCATGGTGCTGGACTGCGTCCCGGTGATCCCGCCGGACCTGCGTCCGATGGTGCAGCTGGACGGTGGCCGCTTCGCGACCTCCGACCTGAACGACCTGTACCGCCGTGTGATCAACCGCAACAACCGCCTGAAGCGCCTGCTCGACCTCGGTGCCCCCGAGATCATCGTGAACAACGAGAAGCGGATGCTCCAGGAGGCCGTCGACGCGCTGTTCGACAACGGCCGCCGCGGACGCCCGGTCACCGGTCCCGGCAACCGCCCGCTGAAGTCCCTCAGCGACATGCTGAAGGGCAAGCAGGGCCGGTTCCGCCAGAACCTGCTCGGCAAGCGAGTCGACTACTCGGCGCGTTCCGTCATCGTCGTCGGCCCGCAGCTGAAGCTGCACCAGTGCGGTCTGCCCAAGGCCATGGCGCTGGAGCTCTTCAAGCCGTTCGTGATGAAGCGCCTGGTGGACCTGAACCACGCGCAGAACATCAAGTCGGCCAAGCGCATGGTCGAGCGGGGCCGCACCGTCGTGTACGACGTCCTCGAAGAGGTCATCGCCGAGCACCCGGTGCTGCTGAACCGTGCGCCCACGCTGCACCGCCTCGGCATCCAGGCTTTCGAGCCGCAGCTGGTCGAGGGCAAGGCCATCCAGATCCACCCGCTCGTCTGCACCGCGTTCAACGCGGACTTCGACGGTGACCAGATGGCCGTGCACCTGCCGCTGTCCGCGGAGGCGCAGGCCGAGGCCCGCATCCTGATGCTGTCCTCGAACAACATCCTCAAGCCGGCCGACGGCCGTCCGGTCACCATGCCGACCCAGGACATGGTGCTGGGCCTCTTCTTCCTCACCACGGACGAGGAGGAGCGCGAGGTGCGCGGCGAGGGCCGTGCGTTCAACTCCACCGCCGAGGCGATCATGGCGTTCGACGCCCGGGAGCTCTCGCTCCAGGCGAAGATCGACATCCGCTTCCCGATCGGCACCGTCCCGCCGCGCGGCTGGACCCCGCCGGCGGACGAGGAGGGGCACGAGGGCGTCGGCCCCTGGCAGCAGGGCGACAGCTTCCGCCTCACCACCACCCTGGGCCGCGCGCTCTTCAACGAGCTGCTGCCCGAGGACTACCCGTTCGTCGACTACACGGTCGGCAAGAAGCAGCTCTCCGAGATCGTCAACGACCTCGCCGAGCGCTACCCGAAGGTCATCGTGGCGGCGACGCTCGACAACCTGAAGGCGGCCGGCTTCTACTGGGCGACCCGCTCCGGCGTCACCGTGGCCATCTCCGACGTCGTCGTCCCCGAGGCGAAGAAGGACATCGTCGCGGGCTACGAGGCGCAGGACGAGAAGGTCCAGAAGCAGTACGAGCGCGGTCTGATCACCAAGGACGAGCGCACGCAGGAGCTCATCGCGATCTGGACCAAGGCGACCAACGAGGTCGCCGAGGCGATGAACGACAACTTCCCGAAGACCAACCCCATCTTCATGATGGTCAACTCGGGTGCGCGCGGAAACATGATGCAGATGCGTCAGATCGCCGGTATGCGCGGTCTGGTGTCGAACGCCAAGAACGAGACGATCCCGCGTCCCATCAAGGCGTCCTTCCGCGAGGGCCTGTCCGTGCTGGAGTACTTCATCTCCACGCACGGTGCCCGAAAGGGTCTCGCCGACACCGCCCTGCGTACGGCCGACTCGGGTTACCTGACCCGTCGTCTGGTCGACGTCTCGCAGGACGTCATCATCCGCGAGGAGGACTGCGGCACCGACCGCGGTCTGAAGCTGCGGATCGCCGAGCGGGGCGCCGACGGTGTCCTGCGCAAGGCGGACGACGTCGAGACGTCGGTGTACGCGCGGATGCTCGCCGAGGACGTCGTCGTGGACGGCAAGGTCATCGCGCCGGCCAACGTCGACCTCGGTGACGTGCTGATCGACGCGCTCGTCGCGGCGGAGGTCGAGGAGGTCAAGACCCGCTCGGTCCTGACCTGCGAGTCCGCGGTCGGCACCTGTGCGTACTGCTACGGCCGTTCGCTCGCCACCGGCAAGCTGGTCGACATCGGCGAGGCGGTCGGCATCATCGCCGCCCAGTCCATCGGTGAGCCCGGAACCCAGCTGACGATGCGTACCTTCCACACCGGTGGTGTGGCCGGTGACGACATCACCCAGGGTCTGCCGCGTGTCGTCGAGCTCTTCGAGGCCCGTACCCCGAAGGGCGTCGCCCCGATCTCCGAGGTCGCCGGCATCGTCCGGGTCGAGGAGACCGAGAAGACCAAGAAGATCGTCATCACTCCGGACGACGGCAGCGACGAGGCGGCGTACCCGATCTCCAAGCGCGCCAAGCTCCTGGTGCGGGACGGCGACCACGTCGAGGTGGGCCAGAAGCTCACCTTCGGTGCCACCAACCCGCACGACGTGCTGCGGATCCTCGGCCAGCGCGCCGTCCAGGTCCACCTGGTCGGCGAGGTCCAGAAGGTCTACAACTCGCAGGGTGTGTCGATCCACGACAAGCACATCGAGATCATCATCCGGCAGATGCTGCGCCGTGTGACGATCATCGAGTCCGGCGACGCCGAGCTGCTGCCCGGTGAGCTGGTGGAGCGCTCGAAGTTCGAGCACGAGAACCGTCGTGTGGTCCAGGAAGGCGGCCACCCGGCCTCCGGCCGTCCGCAGCTGATGGGTATCACCAAGGCCTCGCTGGCGACCGAGTCGTGGCTGTCGGCGGCGTCCTTCCAGGAGACGACCAGGGTCCTCACCGACGCGGCGATCAACGCCAAGTCGGACTCCCTGATCGGCCTCAAGGAGAACGTCATCATCGGTAAGCTCATCCCGGCCGGTACGGGCCTCGCCCGCTACCGCAACATCCGGGTCGAGCCGACCGAGGAGGCCAAGGCCGCGATGTACTCGGCCGTCGGCTACGACGACATCGACTACTCGCCGTTCGGCACGGGC